A single region of the Terriglobia bacterium genome encodes:
- a CDS encoding MBL fold metallo-hydrolase, whose product MPSLTFLGATQTVTGSKYLLEAAGERLMVDCGLFQGGKELRLRNWNPFPVDPASIHWVVLTHAHLDHTGYLPRLVREGFRGPVWASPATVDLSRLSLPDSAHLQEEDASYANRKGFSKHKPALPLYTQDDAAKSLELLRAADESKPLELSSHFSVRFIRAGHILGARMLEVTVTEAGRTVKILFSGDIGRFPQLIIREPAEPGAVDYLVCESTYGDRLHPTDDFRARLAQIVENTAARGGSVIIPAFAIGRTQELLYLFRQLIQKNLMHELPIHVDSPMAIDVTDFYRKHHEDHNLQIEELEVGGRRLFAQPNVHFDRSVEDSKALNEHGFPMIIISASGMATGGRVLHHLERRLPDHRNTILFVGFQSPGTRGQAIQSGAEFVNIHGQPVPVRAHVETIENMSAHADYGEILSWIGKFPAAPEKTFVTHGELHAATALQQKLAASLGWRAEVPAYLEKTVLRTA is encoded by the coding sequence ATGCCCAGCTTGACCTTTCTTGGAGCGACGCAGACCGTAACCGGTTCGAAATACCTGCTGGAGGCCGCCGGCGAGCGGCTTATGGTCGATTGCGGGCTTTTCCAAGGAGGCAAGGAACTCCGGTTGCGCAACTGGAATCCGTTTCCGGTGGACCCGGCCAGCATTCATTGGGTGGTCCTCACCCACGCCCATCTCGACCATACAGGGTATCTCCCACGATTGGTCAGGGAGGGGTTCCGCGGCCCGGTTTGGGCCTCGCCGGCTACAGTTGATCTCTCCCGCCTGTCTCTGCCCGATTCCGCGCATCTGCAGGAAGAAGACGCTTCCTACGCCAACAGGAAGGGCTTCAGCAAGCACAAACCTGCCCTCCCGCTCTATACCCAGGATGACGCGGCCAAATCCCTTGAATTACTCCGGGCGGCGGATGAGTCAAAGCCCTTGGAACTTTCCTCGCATTTCAGTGTGAGATTTATCCGGGCCGGCCACATCCTGGGGGCGCGTATGCTGGAAGTGACTGTTACAGAGGCAGGGAGGACGGTCAAGATTCTTTTCTCCGGAGACATTGGCAGATTCCCTCAACTGATCATCCGGGAGCCTGCCGAGCCTGGGGCTGTCGATTACCTGGTCTGCGAATCCACTTATGGTGATCGCCTGCATCCGACAGACGACTTCCGCGCCCGTCTGGCACAAATCGTAGAAAATACGGCAGCTCGAGGTGGTTCCGTCATTATTCCTGCATTTGCAATCGGTCGCACTCAGGAGCTGCTCTATCTGTTCCGGCAGTTGATTCAGAAGAACTTGATGCACGAGCTGCCCATTCATGTGGACAGTCCCATGGCCATTGATGTGACGGACTTCTATCGTAAGCACCACGAAGACCATAACTTACAGATTGAGGAACTGGAAGTCGGTGGGCGAAGACTCTTTGCTCAGCCGAACGTCCACTTCGACCGCTCGGTTGAAGATTCAAAGGCCTTGAACGAGCACGGATTTCCCATGATCATCATCTCGGCGAGTGGAATGGCGACAGGAGGCCGCGTGCTCCATCACCTCGAAAGGCGCCTGCCAGACCATCGTAACACCATCCTTTTTGTGGGCTTTCAGTCCCCGGGAACCCGGGGCCAGGCTATCCAGTCAGGCGCCGAATTCGTCAATATCCATGGCCAGCCAGTTCCTGTTCGTGCCCACGTTGAAACCATTGAGAACATGAGCGCGCACGCTGATTATGGTGAGATTCTTAGCTGGATTGGAAAGTTTCCAGCGGCGCCGGAAAAAACCTTCGTAACTCATGGCGAACTTCATGCAGCTACTGCGCTTCAGCAGAAGTTGGCAGCAAGTTTGGGATGGCGCGCAGAGGTTCCGGCCTACCTTGAAAAAACCGTCCTGCGGACAGCGTAG
- a CDS encoding DUF5668 domain-containing protein: MATNINSAQDRHELRRARRIHGIGLAGPILLVTLGVLFLMGEFVPYWGVGKTWPVLLIVFGLARLIESAWAGGSPPSR; this comes from the coding sequence ATGGCAACCAACATTAATTCGGCACAAGATCGTCACGAACTCAGGCGCGCGCGCCGCATCCATGGGATAGGACTGGCGGGCCCGATTTTACTGGTCACCCTGGGAGTCCTGTTTCTGATGGGCGAGTTTGTCCCATATTGGGGCGTCGGGAAAACGTGGCCGGTGCTACTGATTGTGTTTGGGCTTGCCAGGTTGATTGAGTCCGCGTGGGCAGGAGGATCACCACCATCCCGCTAG
- a CDS encoding methylmalonyl-CoA mutase family protein: MNSEAGAASDRHFHRPEDLEGFDPGRGLGLPGLYPYTRGIYPGQYRKRLWTMRQYAGFGSARESNQRFRYLLSKGTTGLSVAFDLPTQIGLDSDHPQARGEVGRAGVAIDSLEDMEALFEGIPLDRVSTSMTINATAAILLAFYFATAEKQGADFKRLSGTVQNDILKEYIARGTYIYPPSPAMRLVTDIVAFCREHAPEWNTISVSGYHIREAGATAAQEIAFTLGNGIAYLSAAMERGLAVDEVAPRISFFLNAHNNFLEEIGKFRAARRMWARITRERFRAQEPRSWAFRFHAQTGGSTLTAQQPDTNIVRVSLQTLAAVLGGAQSLHSNSRDEALALPTERSALLALRTQQIIAYESGVTNTVDPVGGSYTIEKLTNDVERAAEEYLARIDALGGMLPAIERGFVQREIQQAAYEYQAKFERGSQVVVGVNRYQEVPKQGIPILRIDPEIERQQVERLQGLRARRDRARVEAALRDVEATARSDRNLMPAILQAAKACSTVGEISGILAGVFGHYQETVFI; the protein is encoded by the coding sequence TTGAACTCAGAAGCCGGCGCGGCTTCTGATCGCCACTTCCACCGGCCGGAAGACCTGGAGGGGTTTGACCCCGGCCGTGGCCTCGGCCTTCCAGGCCTCTATCCTTACACTCGCGGCATTTATCCAGGCCAGTATCGCAAACGCCTCTGGACCATGCGTCAGTACGCCGGTTTTGGCTCGGCTCGGGAATCGAACCAGCGGTTCCGATACTTGCTGTCGAAAGGGACAACCGGGCTGTCGGTTGCCTTCGACCTGCCCACGCAAATCGGACTTGATTCAGACCATCCGCAGGCACGCGGCGAAGTGGGGCGGGCCGGTGTGGCGATTGATTCTCTCGAAGACATGGAAGCGCTGTTCGAGGGGATTCCGCTCGACCGGGTCTCCACCTCCATGACCATCAACGCCACGGCCGCGATTTTGCTTGCGTTCTATTTCGCCACGGCGGAAAAGCAGGGCGCAGATTTCAAGCGGCTTTCGGGGACCGTTCAGAACGATATTCTGAAGGAATATATCGCCCGTGGGACCTATATCTACCCGCCCAGTCCCGCGATGCGTCTGGTGACAGACATCGTCGCTTTCTGCCGCGAGCACGCGCCCGAGTGGAACACCATTTCGGTAAGCGGTTACCATATTCGAGAAGCCGGGGCCACCGCTGCCCAGGAGATCGCCTTTACACTTGGGAATGGCATCGCCTACCTTTCGGCGGCGATGGAACGCGGCCTTGCTGTGGACGAAGTGGCGCCGCGGATTTCGTTTTTCCTGAACGCGCACAACAATTTCCTGGAAGAGATTGGCAAGTTTCGTGCCGCCCGCCGGATGTGGGCGCGTATCACGCGCGAGCGCTTCAGGGCGCAGGAGCCGCGCTCGTGGGCATTCCGCTTCCACGCCCAGACGGGTGGATCGACCCTCACAGCGCAGCAACCGGACACGAACATCGTTCGCGTGAGCCTGCAGACACTCGCCGCGGTGCTGGGAGGAGCTCAATCGCTCCATTCCAATTCAAGGGATGAGGCTTTGGCGCTGCCCACGGAACGCTCTGCTTTGCTGGCTTTACGCACCCAACAGATCATCGCCTATGAAAGCGGCGTCACCAACACCGTGGACCCTGTCGGAGGCTCCTATACCATCGAGAAGCTTACCAACGACGTTGAGCGCGCCGCCGAAGAATATCTGGCGAGGATTGATGCGCTGGGGGGAATGCTGCCAGCCATCGAGCGAGGGTTCGTCCAGCGAGAGATCCAGCAGGCTGCCTATGAATACCAGGCGAAGTTCGAAAGAGGGTCTCAGGTGGTTGTGGGCGTGAATCGCTATCAGGAAGTTCCCAAACAGGGTATCCCGATTCTGCGGATTGACCCGGAAATCGAGCGGCAACAGGTGGAGCGGCTGCAAGGCCTTCGTGCACGCCGCGACCGTGCCCGGGTAGAGGCCGCGCTGCGGGATGTTGAAGCCACGGCCCGGAGCGATCGTAACCTGATGCCGGCAATTTTGCAGGCAGCGAAAGCCTGTTCAACAGTGGGTGAAATCTCAGGCATACTGGCCGGGGTCTTTGGACATTACCAGGAGACAGTGTTTATCTGA
- the aroA gene encoding 3-phosphoshikimate 1-carboxyvinyltransferase, with amino-acid sequence MPGDKSISHRYAMLAAIADGASHLHSFAESVDCQSTLDCLKMLGVKIDRQGNEVTVEGGGLNGLRASAVSLDAGNSGSTIRMLAGILSGQSFRSVIGGDASLSRRPMRRIIEPLTRMGAHIQPSEGDLPPLTIDGGNLAPIHYDLPVASAQVKTAVLFAGVYAEGVTEVVEPCPTRDHSEIALRQFGAEIGRREGAIFIRGRSNLRAQDLTVPGDISSSAFFLVAGLLVPESDLTFENIGLNPTRTAIIDFLKSIGGDISILDCDSRAGELVGSVRVKASSLEGGDIPAGLIPGLIDELPVLAVLGTQTEKGLVFRGAQELRVKESDRIAAVADNLRRMGAKVEEFPDGLRVPGRQRLAGTEIASYGDHRIAMAFSIAGLVADGITTIDDGDCVQISFPSFFETIARLTR; translated from the coding sequence TTGCCCGGCGACAAGTCCATTTCTCATCGTTATGCGATGCTGGCGGCGATTGCGGATGGCGCCAGCCATCTCCATTCATTCGCGGAAAGCGTTGACTGCCAGAGCACGCTCGATTGCCTGAAAATGCTGGGAGTGAAAATCGACCGGCAAGGAAACGAAGTCACGGTCGAGGGTGGTGGTCTCAACGGGCTGCGCGCTTCGGCGGTTTCGCTGGATGCTGGCAATTCGGGGTCCACGATCCGTATGCTTGCGGGGATTCTTTCCGGCCAGTCTTTTCGGTCGGTCATCGGCGGGGACGCTTCCCTGTCGCGGCGTCCGATGAGGCGCATCATCGAACCACTCACACGCATGGGGGCGCATATTCAACCCTCCGAAGGCGATCTTCCACCCTTAACGATCGATGGAGGAAACCTGGCCCCCATTCATTACGACCTGCCGGTGGCCAGTGCACAGGTTAAGACGGCGGTGCTATTCGCGGGTGTTTATGCGGAGGGAGTGACGGAAGTCGTTGAGCCCTGCCCGACGCGCGACCACAGCGAAATCGCGCTCAGGCAGTTTGGGGCCGAGATCGGCCGCCGTGAAGGCGCAATCTTCATCCGAGGCCGCAGTAACCTCCGGGCGCAGGACCTTACGGTGCCGGGTGACATTTCTTCCTCGGCGTTCTTTCTTGTGGCGGGCCTTCTGGTCCCGGAATCCGACCTTACTTTCGAGAATATCGGACTGAATCCGACCCGCACGGCAATCATCGATTTCCTCAAATCCATCGGTGGCGATATCAGCATTCTGGATTGTGATAGCCGCGCCGGAGAATTGGTCGGAAGTGTTCGTGTGAAGGCCAGTTCGCTCGAAGGCGGGGACATCCCGGCGGGGCTTATTCCGGGCCTGATTGACGAATTGCCCGTGCTGGCGGTTCTGGGCACCCAGACGGAGAAAGGGCTGGTTTTTCGAGGGGCGCAAGAACTGCGTGTGAAGGAAAGCGATCGAATCGCCGCCGTGGCGGATAACCTTCGCCGAATGGGCGCCAAGGTTGAGGAATTTCCTGACGGGTTGCGGGTCCCAGGGCGCCAACGATTGGCCGGGACGGAAATCGCAAGCTACGGCGATCACCGGATTGCCATGGCCTTCAGCATCGCCGGCCTTGTGGCCGATGGAATTACCACCATCGATGATGGTGATTGCGTCCAGATTTCCTTCCCGTCATTTTTTGAGACGATAGCTCGTCTCACACGATAG
- a CDS encoding HDIG domain-containing protein, giving the protein MDREQAWKLLCEYTRSENLRRHGLAVEACMRAYARKFGEDEEKWAVVGLIHDFDYELYPDAPDHPLKGSEILTKLGYPEEVRRAILGHADYAGVPRDTLMAKSLFACDELAGFITACALVRPDKIQSLEPRSVRKRMKDKAFARTVRREDIIAGAGELGVDLDEHIELCIKAMQSISGQLGLNPA; this is encoded by the coding sequence ATGGATCGAGAACAGGCATGGAAGCTTCTGTGTGAATACACCAGGAGCGAGAATTTGCGGCGGCACGGCCTGGCCGTTGAGGCCTGCATGCGGGCGTACGCCCGAAAGTTTGGCGAAGATGAAGAGAAGTGGGCCGTAGTCGGACTCATTCATGACTTTGATTATGAGCTCTACCCGGACGCCCCGGACCACCCCTTGAAGGGCAGCGAGATTCTGACCAAGCTTGGATATCCTGAGGAGGTCCGCCGCGCTATTCTCGGCCACGCAGATTATGCCGGCGTGCCCCGCGACACACTGATGGCAAAATCGCTGTTTGCATGCGATGAGCTCGCAGGCTTCATCACCGCCTGCGCGCTGGTAAGGCCCGACAAGATCCAAAGCCTCGAGCCTCGGTCCGTGCGAAAGCGGATGAAGGACAAAGCCTTCGCACGGACGGTGCGGAGGGAGGACATTATCGCAGGCGCGGGGGAACTTGGCGTCGACCTTGATGAGCACATCGAGTTATGCATCAAGGCCATGCAAAGCATTAGCGGTCAGCTTGGACTCAACCCTGCCTGA
- the amrB gene encoding AmmeMemoRadiSam system protein B — translation MVRTPAVAGRFYPRQREALLHDVGQHLQAESGDQARFDSAIGCVVPHAGYMYSGHVAGAVYRLLPARSRYIILGPNHWARGAPLAVMSQGCWLTPLGQVGIDTELARQIREGCPMLSEDSEAHESEHSIEVQLPFLQRLSAALRFVPIAIATVEYDFLEQLGRAVADAIRHSTEPVLMVASSDLNHYEPDMVTREKDDRAIARILELDPAGLLEVVREEDISMCGYAPTIAMLTAAKALGAHEARLIRHATSADTGGDAHSVVGYAGIIIE, via the coding sequence ATGGTGCGTACACCCGCCGTAGCCGGCCGTTTCTATCCTCGACAGCGCGAAGCCCTTCTCCATGATGTAGGCCAGCACCTGCAGGCCGAATCGGGCGACCAGGCGAGGTTCGATTCTGCCATCGGATGCGTGGTGCCTCACGCCGGGTATATGTACTCCGGGCACGTTGCCGGGGCCGTCTACCGCCTGCTGCCGGCCCGCTCGCGCTACATAATCCTGGGTCCGAACCATTGGGCCCGTGGAGCGCCGTTGGCGGTCATGTCACAGGGCTGCTGGCTCACTCCTCTGGGACAGGTGGGAATTGACACGGAACTCGCCAGGCAAATCCGCGAAGGGTGTCCCATGCTGTCCGAAGACTCCGAAGCTCATGAAAGTGAACATTCGATCGAAGTCCAGCTTCCCTTTCTGCAGCGTTTATCCGCCGCCCTCCGGTTCGTTCCCATCGCCATTGCGACGGTCGAGTACGATTTTCTTGAGCAACTGGGCCGGGCGGTTGCGGACGCAATCCGGCATTCAACGGAACCCGTCCTGATGGTCGCCTCCAGTGATTTGAACCACTACGAGCCGGACATGGTCACCCGCGAGAAGGATGACAGGGCCATCGCGAGAATTCTTGAGCTCGATCCTGCGGGACTGCTGGAGGTGGTCCGCGAGGAGGATATTTCAATGTGCGGCTACGCGCCGACGATTGCCATGTTGACGGCTGCAAAGGCGCTGGGCGCTCACGAAGCCCGCCTGATCAGGCACGCAACTTCCGCAGACACGGGCGGCGATGCGCATTCAGTGGTCGGTTACGCCGGAATTATCATCGAGTAG
- a CDS encoding DUF5668 domain-containing protein, whose translation MKCANHPLSDSVAYCAHCGRPLCETCRREVKGTSYCETCLAARLQSPLWGSGGQAGAASSPGVALALGLIPGVGAIYNGQIAKAIVQVLLFGSIIALAHRVGGPLGPIFGLGAFVFYFYMVIDSYQTAKARQLGQPAPEWFGLSDLKMDAPLGAGLLIVLGLLFLLDNLGIPIFSEIGKFWPVLLIVLGLALLQKRLAHHEAVPRQTDDQRGKDPAGQ comes from the coding sequence ATGAAATGCGCTAATCACCCCCTCAGCGATTCCGTGGCTTATTGCGCACACTGCGGCAGACCGCTTTGCGAAACGTGCCGCCGCGAAGTAAAAGGGACATCTTACTGCGAGACCTGTCTGGCTGCACGGCTCCAGTCGCCGTTGTGGGGCTCCGGCGGCCAGGCCGGGGCTGCTTCGAGCCCCGGGGTGGCCCTTGCTCTTGGTCTTATTCCGGGCGTCGGAGCAATCTACAACGGGCAGATCGCAAAGGCCATTGTGCAGGTCTTGCTCTTCGGATCGATCATCGCTCTCGCCCACAGGGTTGGTGGCCCTCTGGGCCCAATTTTCGGGCTGGGAGCTTTCGTCTTTTATTTCTATATGGTGATTGATTCGTACCAAACCGCTAAGGCCAGGCAGCTTGGCCAGCCCGCACCAGAATGGTTCGGCCTGAGCGATTTGAAAATGGATGCGCCCTTGGGGGCAGGCTTGCTGATCGTGCTGGGTCTGCTCTTTCTGCTGGACAATCTGGGCATTCCAATTTTTTCTGAGATTGGAAAGTTCTGGCCGGTACTCTTGATTGTGCTTGGCCTCGCTCTGCTCCAGAAACGCCTGGCCCACCATGAGGCGGTCCCCAGGCAGACCGACGACCAGAGGGGCAAGGACCCTGCGGGGCAGTGA
- a CDS encoding glycosyltransferase family 2 protein, with translation MQSTHSTEKNLNSTRCVEHPSVSIILCTSGGRPTLIRCLEELTAQAQQCPNSEVIVVLNRAEDAAFAKLLSRFPVRLLNESRRGVSVARNHAVHRSKGDILIFVDDDVRVSPGWLAEIIKGFDAPNVCCVTGRVIPAGSPSLTAERSGRYYSSLRALSPWTLDASNPGWYQRIVGEPVGFGCNMAFRKSFLKNYSLFPPDLGAGSLIGGGDEFYMYVQVLKHGFRIRHNPAAAVTHYFDNNAQNQKARSAQLYAGSVAFALKLLIEEKGLRLATVRWLLSAFKRRARRVWEQKKITSEPQELLSPGEKLHAYLRGPGVYWKSRRSGISKTEGHDH, from the coding sequence GTGCAATCAACCCACTCAACAGAGAAGAACCTGAACAGCACAAGGTGCGTGGAACACCCCTCTGTTTCGATAATCCTGTGTACCAGCGGCGGACGGCCCACGCTGATCCGGTGTCTGGAGGAACTCACCGCGCAGGCGCAGCAGTGCCCCAATTCTGAGGTCATCGTCGTCCTGAATCGAGCGGAAGACGCAGCATTCGCCAAGCTCTTGTCCCGGTTCCCTGTCCGGCTTCTTAACGAGTCGCGCCGTGGAGTCTCCGTTGCCCGCAACCACGCTGTCCACCGCTCGAAGGGTGACATCCTTATTTTCGTGGATGATGACGTCCGGGTCAGCCCTGGCTGGCTGGCGGAGATCATCAAAGGCTTCGACGCCCCCAACGTCTGCTGCGTAACCGGACGCGTTATTCCGGCAGGATCGCCGTCACTGACCGCTGAACGCTCGGGCAGATACTACTCCAGCCTGCGTGCCCTTTCACCGTGGACCCTCGACGCCTCCAACCCCGGCTGGTATCAGCGCATCGTTGGTGAACCGGTGGGCTTTGGTTGCAACATGGCATTCCGCAAGAGCTTTCTCAAGAATTATTCGCTTTTCCCTCCAGACCTTGGGGCGGGATCGCTGATCGGCGGAGGCGATGAGTTTTACATGTATGTCCAGGTGCTAAAGCACGGCTTCAGAATTCGGCATAATCCGGCCGCGGCGGTGACGCACTACTTCGATAATAACGCCCAGAACCAGAAAGCCCGCAGCGCCCAGCTCTATGCGGGCAGCGTTGCTTTCGCTCTAAAACTCCTTATCGAGGAAAAAGGCTTGCGCCTGGCAACCGTCAGGTGGTTGCTTTCGGCTTTCAAAAGGCGTGCGCGCCGCGTCTGGGAGCAGAAGAAGATCACTTCGGAGCCGCAGGAACTCCTCTCGCCCGGCGAGAAGCTTCATGCCTACCTGCGCGGGCCAGGTGTTTACTGGAAGTCCCGGCGGTCCGGAATTTCAAAAACAGAGGGCCATGACCACTGA
- a CDS encoding FecR family protein, producing the protein MKVDRSPRGYWLFLLLCATLVALTLKAAPATAQSSSQVRIVRLSFVEGTVTMYRPDADQWANAFVNTPIQQGFKLATDANSFAEVEFENGSTARLGQSSELDFTSLALAPDGGKINHLTLAKGYATFAVTPERDDVYEVLAGGSTYDATAKAMFRIDSDEGGQQMKVFKGDVAVQSSQGSATVAANHVLEIAPGGPNAFQVTEGVTEDAWDQWVDKRQETTVVAANKAGPEEGSLSAGRSLYGWNDLSYFGAWNYLPGAGNCWSPAMGAGWSPYSIGRWSWYPGFGYTWISGEPWGWLPFHYGSWIYPAGTGWCWLPGNFSTWSPALVTWYEGPGWVSWTPRSRTGAANTPMNCPRGQICSVAVSSNTFQGGRPILPRDVVRVDPFNGHQVESPTLPLTRSVRLPGSPVDHSAAISATETGGVSGLRVRRAGAAPIRIFSQSTVHGAWDVQPHAPAVFDQQTRRFVNRSGPAINNDMLIRGRSGSIPANHARALTSIPISDLGANSGAVRNSNSLLPSAQPVGNAAGVRAFQQRQMPDFRQERMLQREQRMENARARRQTQEMNRISNRSQQGVNRSSSAARPSGGFGRSQSQGQSMGRSSGQMGGEIRSSSMGGGGRSAGMGGGNAGGMGGGGGGQSGGGGQHSPHH; encoded by the coding sequence ATGAAGGTCGATCGGTCGCCAAGGGGTTACTGGCTATTTCTCCTGCTTTGTGCAACACTCGTCGCATTAACACTGAAGGCTGCTCCCGCCACAGCCCAGTCCAGTTCTCAGGTTCGCATTGTCAGGCTCAGCTTTGTGGAAGGTACTGTCACCATGTACCGTCCCGATGCTGACCAATGGGCAAACGCTTTTGTCAACACGCCCATCCAGCAGGGATTCAAGCTGGCTACGGATGCCAACAGTTTTGCGGAAGTGGAGTTTGAGAACGGCTCCACAGCGCGCCTGGGCCAGTCGAGTGAGCTTGATTTCACCAGCCTCGCGCTCGCTCCTGACGGCGGCAAGATCAACCACCTGACCCTCGCCAAGGGTTACGCCACTTTTGCGGTTACGCCCGAGCGTGATGACGTCTACGAAGTCCTTGCTGGGGGTTCAACCTATGACGCCACGGCCAAAGCAATGTTTCGCATTGACTCTGACGAGGGCGGCCAGCAAATGAAGGTTTTCAAGGGCGATGTGGCGGTCCAGAGCTCCCAAGGCAGCGCAACCGTTGCGGCGAACCATGTTCTTGAAATTGCGCCCGGCGGCCCCAATGCTTTCCAGGTGACGGAAGGAGTTACCGAAGATGCCTGGGATCAATGGGTGGACAAGCGTCAGGAAACTACGGTGGTTGCCGCCAACAAGGCGGGGCCGGAAGAAGGCTCCCTTTCCGCAGGCAGGTCGCTCTACGGCTGGAATGACCTGTCTTATTTCGGCGCGTGGAACTATTTGCCCGGGGCAGGGAACTGCTGGTCGCCCGCCATGGGAGCCGGGTGGTCGCCCTACTCGATCGGGCGCTGGTCCTGGTACCCCGGCTTCGGCTACACCTGGATTTCGGGCGAACCTTGGGGCTGGCTGCCTTTCCATTACGGAAGTTGGATCTACCCGGCGGGCACGGGTTGGTGCTGGCTGCCCGGTAATTTCTCCACCTGGTCGCCTGCTCTGGTGACATGGTACGAGGGCCCAGGTTGGGTCAGTTGGACTCCCAGGTCCCGTACGGGCGCTGCCAACACGCCCATGAATTGCCCAAGAGGCCAGATCTGCTCAGTCGCGGTGAGCAGCAATACGTTTCAGGGTGGGCGGCCAATATTGCCTCGAGATGTGGTGCGGGTTGATCCCTTCAACGGACATCAGGTTGAATCACCCACTCTGCCACTCACACGCAGCGTGCGATTGCCAGGGTCTCCGGTCGATCATTCCGCTGCGATTTCGGCAACAGAAACGGGCGGGGTCTCAGGGCTTCGTGTCCGCCGTGCTGGCGCTGCGCCGATCAGGATCTTTTCGCAGAGTACGGTCCACGGAGCCTGGGACGTACAGCCCCACGCGCCTGCCGTCTTCGACCAGCAGACGCGCCGGTTTGTCAATCGGTCCGGGCCGGCGATAAACAACGATATGCTCATCCGGGGCCGGTCGGGCTCGATTCCGGCAAACCACGCCAGAGCATTAACTTCCATCCCGATTTCGGACCTTGGGGCTAACTCCGGCGCCGTGCGTAACTCGAACTCGCTTCTTCCATCGGCCCAGCCCGTCGGGAATGCGGCAGGCGTTCGCGCCTTCCAGCAACGCCAGATGCCGGATTTCCGTCAGGAAAGAATGTTGCAAAGGGAACAGAGGATGGAGAACGCCCGTGCGCGCCGGCAGACGCAGGAAATGAACAGGATTTCAAACCGATCGCAGCAGGGCGTGAACCGGTCCTCCTCGGCAGCCCGTCCTTCGGGCGGATTCGGCCGCAGTCAGAGCCAGGGTCAGAGTATGGGCCGGTCCTCCGGCCAGATGGGCGGAGAGATACGCAGCAGCAGTATGGGCGGTGGAGGACGAAGTGCCGGCATGGGCGGAGGCAACGCCGGCGGCATGGGTGGAGGCGGTGGGGGGCAGTCAGGCGGAGGTGGTCAGCACAGTCCGCACCACTGA